GTGTTTCAGCAATTTTTGGCCCAATACCTTCAACTTTTTTCAAGTCGTCAGCTTTGTCAGTAGCTTTAGCGGCTGCTTTTTTAGGAGCGGCTTTAACAGCTTCTTTTTTAGGCTCAGTTTTCTTCTCTGCTTTCTTAGCACCTGAAGAAACTATGCTTTCAATTACTAATTCAGTTAAATACTGTCTGTGACCGTTTTTAACTTTGTAACCTTTACGTCTTTTTTTCTTAAAAACGATTACTTTGTCACCTTTAAGGTGCTTAATGACTTTTGCCTCAACAGCGGCTCCGTCTATAGCTGGGGCGCCAATAGTAATGTTGCTACCGTCTTCTAATAAAAGAACGTTGTCAAAAGTAACTTTACTTCCTTCTTCGTTCTGTAAACGGTGAACATACACTTTTTGGTCTTTCGCAACTTTAAATTGCTGCCCTGCTATCTCTACAATTGCGTACATAGCTTGTGTTTGTTATTAATGAATATTTCATTACCTATTTTCAATAGGCGGGTGCAAATATACTGCTAAATACTTAACGAACAAGTGTTTTTACAGAAATTAACTGCAAATTTATTTTAAATTATTAGAAGATTTGAATAATTGCATGAATGTTAAGGTAAGTACAACAGTTGTAGCAAAGCCCATAATAGCAACAGTAAAAAATAAAAGTCCTTCTCCTGTATGATAATTCTTAAACCAGACTTCTGAAAGTTGCGGTAAAAAATTTATATTAACCTCAGTTGCATAAAAAGCAAAGAAAACTGTAAAAACTAATG
This genomic stretch from Cellulophaga algicola DSM 14237 harbors:
- the rplU gene encoding 50S ribosomal protein L21 — protein: MYAIVEIAGQQFKVAKDQKVYVHRLQNEEGSKVTFDNVLLLEDGSNITIGAPAIDGAAVEAKVIKHLKGDKVIVFKKKRRKGYKVKNGHRQYLTELVIESIVSSGAKKAEKKTEPKKEAVKAAPKKAAAKATDKADDLKKVEGIGPKIAETLIAAGISTFAELAKTDAAKIGEIIADVRGNHVTDTWPAQAKLAAEGKWDELKKWQDELDGGKPA